The following are from one region of the Stenotrophomonas lactitubi genome:
- the glmS gene encoding glutamine--fructose-6-phosphate transaminase (isomerizing), which translates to MCGIVGAIAQRDVVPVLIEGLKRLEYRGYDSSGIAVIDHAERADVRRVRRTGRVSEMATAAEAEGFTASLGIGHTRWATHGGVTEANAHPHISHGVALVHNGIIENHEEQREKLRALGYTFESQTDTEVIAHLIHHHLKNGDDLLVALQHTVKELTGAYALAVISRAEPERFVCARMGCPLLVGLGEGENFVASDVSAVLSATRKVIFLEEGDTAEIRRDGVSIFDGNDQPIERDVHLSDVSLASLELGPYRHFMQKEIHEQPRALGDTIEAAIDAGGFPAELFGKNAEAVLSGIEGVQILACGTSYYSGLTARYWIEAIAGLPCSVEIASEYRYRAAYANPKHLIVTISQSGETLDTMEALKYAKSLGHKHTLSICNVPESAIPRASELVCYTRAGAEIGVASTKAFTTQLAALFQLTVVLGKLHGRVDAAQEADYLEQLRFLPGSVQHALNMEPQIAAWAERFARKSSALFLGRGLHYPIALEGALKLKEISYIHAEAYPAGELKHGPLALVDEDMPVVVIAPNDSLLEKVKSNMQEVRARGGELFVFADQDSNFNESEGVHVIRTPRHAGVLSPVVHTIPVQLLAYHTALARGTDVDKPRNLAKSVTVE; encoded by the coding sequence ATGTGTGGAATCGTAGGTGCGATCGCCCAACGGGATGTGGTGCCGGTCCTGATCGAAGGACTGAAGCGACTGGAATACCGTGGTTACGATTCCTCCGGTATCGCCGTGATCGACCATGCCGAGCGCGCTGACGTGCGCCGCGTGCGCCGCACCGGACGTGTCTCTGAAATGGCCACCGCTGCCGAGGCCGAAGGCTTCACTGCCAGCCTGGGCATCGGCCACACGCGGTGGGCCACCCATGGCGGTGTCACCGAGGCGAACGCGCATCCGCACATCAGCCATGGCGTGGCGCTGGTGCACAACGGCATCATCGAAAACCATGAAGAACAGCGCGAGAAGCTGCGCGCGCTGGGCTACACCTTCGAGTCGCAGACCGACACCGAAGTGATCGCCCACCTGATTCATCACCATCTGAAGAACGGCGATGACCTGCTGGTCGCGCTGCAGCACACGGTCAAGGAACTGACCGGTGCTTATGCACTGGCCGTGATCAGCCGTGCCGAGCCGGAACGTTTCGTCTGCGCGCGCATGGGCTGCCCGCTGCTGGTGGGTCTGGGCGAGGGCGAGAACTTCGTGGCGTCCGATGTGTCGGCCGTACTGTCGGCCACACGCAAGGTGATCTTCCTGGAAGAGGGTGACACCGCCGAGATCCGCCGTGATGGGGTGAGCATCTTCGACGGCAACGATCAGCCGATCGAGCGCGATGTGCATCTCTCCGATGTCTCGCTGGCCTCGCTGGAACTGGGCCCGTACCGCCACTTCATGCAGAAGGAAATCCACGAGCAGCCGCGCGCCCTGGGCGACACCATCGAAGCGGCGATCGACGCCGGTGGCTTCCCGGCCGAACTGTTCGGCAAGAATGCCGAAGCGGTGCTGTCGGGCATCGAGGGCGTGCAGATCCTGGCCTGCGGTACCAGTTACTACTCGGGCCTGACCGCGCGCTACTGGATCGAGGCCATCGCCGGCCTGCCGTGCAGCGTGGAGATCGCCAGCGAGTACCGCTATCGCGCCGCGTATGCCAATCCCAAGCACCTGATCGTGACCATCTCCCAGTCCGGCGAAACGCTGGATACGATGGAAGCGCTGAAGTACGCCAAGTCGCTGGGCCACAAGCACACGCTGTCGATCTGCAACGTGCCGGAAAGCGCGATTCCGCGCGCCAGCGAACTGGTCTGCTACACCCGCGCCGGCGCCGAGATCGGCGTGGCCTCGACCAAGGCCTTCACCACCCAGCTGGCCGCGCTGTTCCAGCTGACCGTGGTGCTGGGCAAGCTGCATGGCCGCGTTGATGCCGCACAGGAAGCGGACTACCTGGAGCAGCTGCGTTTCCTGCCGGGCAGCGTGCAGCACGCATTGAACATGGAACCGCAGATCGCCGCATGGGCCGAGCGCTTCGCACGCAAGAGCAGCGCGCTGTTCCTGGGCCGTGGCCTGCACTATCCGATCGCCCTGGAAGGCGCGCTCAAGCTGAAGGAAATCTCGTACATCCACGCCGAAGCCTACCCGGCCGGTGAGCTCAAGCACGGGCCGCTGGCGCTGGTGGACGAAGACATGCCAGTGGTGGTGATCGCGCCCAACGACAGCCTGCTGGAGAAGGTCAAATCCAACATGCAGGAAGTGCGTGCGCGTGGCGGTGAGCTGTTCGTGTTCGCCGACCAGGACAGCAACTTCAACGAGTCCGAAGGCGTGCACGTGATCCGCACCCCGCGCCATGCCGGCGTGCTCAGCCCGGT